In Synechococcus sp. CB0101, a genomic segment contains:
- a CDS encoding peptide ligase PGM1-related protein: MALSFRELQAQLQPDWGCEHSGDGGQFDVLVVPSLSMDQALMALVTGAHHYEERQLFALMRLRDPGVRAVYVTSKLLPELVVDAVLELMPGVPTSHARRRLHLFDTDDASNRPLTAKLLERPALLGRIRELLRPGRSFISCFVVTELEKRLSELLQVPLLGTDPALGYWGSKAGSRALFARCGVPHPPGSGLAHNLTDLAEATAELWEAHPELRRCVVKLNEGVSGEGNACLELAALPLAELSGRERRQRIQGALEQLPMPAALWQELLSQQGALVEAWLDGGEALTSPSVQGTIHPGGAVELVSTHEQILGGAGGQTYLGCRFPAEDAYRLELMRYGQAVGEALAAEGALERYAVDFIARRLNGQWDLQAIEVNLRQGGTTHPTMALRAITTGQLDPRTGLFMAPTGQAVYYSATDNLTDPRLRGLLPADLIDIVAEADLHYDPARLRGSVFHLLGCLSEYGKLGMTCIGRSAEEAEAVYRATADGLIGRAGELQAGV, from the coding sequence ATGGCCCTCTCCTTTCGAGAGCTTCAAGCGCAGCTGCAACCCGACTGGGGCTGTGAGCACAGCGGCGACGGGGGCCAGTTCGATGTGCTGGTGGTGCCCTCGTTGTCGATGGACCAGGCCCTGATGGCCCTGGTGACCGGCGCCCATCACTACGAGGAACGCCAGTTGTTTGCATTGATGCGCCTGCGGGATCCGGGGGTGCGAGCGGTCTATGTGACCAGCAAGCTCCTGCCGGAATTGGTGGTGGATGCGGTGCTCGAGCTGATGCCGGGCGTACCCACCTCCCACGCCCGCCGGCGCCTGCACCTGTTCGACACCGACGACGCCTCCAACCGCCCCCTCACCGCCAAGTTGTTGGAGCGGCCCGCCCTGCTCGGCCGCATCCGCGAGCTGCTGCGCCCCGGCCGCAGCTTCATCAGCTGCTTTGTGGTGACGGAGCTGGAAAAACGGCTCTCCGAGCTGCTGCAGGTGCCCCTACTCGGCACCGATCCGGCGCTCGGCTACTGGGGCAGCAAGGCCGGCAGCCGCGCCCTGTTTGCCCGCTGCGGCGTGCCCCATCCCCCTGGCAGCGGCCTGGCCCACAACCTCACCGACCTGGCGGAGGCCACCGCCGAGCTCTGGGAAGCCCACCCCGAGCTGCGCCGCTGTGTGGTGAAGCTGAATGAGGGTGTGAGCGGCGAAGGCAACGCCTGCCTGGAGCTCGCTGCGCTGCCGTTGGCGGAGCTCAGCGGCCGTGAGCGGCGCCAGCGCATCCAAGGCGCCCTGGAACAGTTGCCGATGCCGGCTGCACTGTGGCAGGAGCTGTTGAGCCAGCAAGGTGCCCTGGTGGAAGCCTGGCTCGATGGCGGCGAAGCCCTCACCTCCCCGAGCGTGCAGGGCACGATCCACCCGGGGGGTGCGGTGGAGCTGGTCTCCACCCATGAGCAGATCCTCGGCGGCGCCGGCGGGCAGACCTACCTGGGCTGCCGCTTTCCCGCTGAAGACGCCTACCGCCTGGAGCTAATGCGCTACGGCCAGGCGGTGGGTGAAGCCCTCGCCGCCGAAGGCGCCCTGGAGCGCTACGCCGTGGATTTCATCGCCCGCCGCCTCAACGGCCAATGGGATCTGCAGGCAATTGAGGTGAACCTGCGCCAGGGGGGCACCACCCACCCCACCATGGCCCTGCGGGCGATCACCACCGGCCAGCTGGATCCCCGCACCGGCCTGTTCATGGCCCCCACTGGCCAGGCGGTGTACTACAGCGCCACCGACAACCTCACGGATCCGCGGCTGCGGGGCCTACTGCCGGCCGATCTGATCGACATCGTCGCTGAGGCCGATCTGCATTACGACCCGGCGCGACTGCGGGGCAGCGTGTTTCACCTGCTGGGTTGCCTATCGGAATACGGCAAGCTCGGCATGACTTGCATCGGCCGCAGCGCAGAGGAAGCCGAGGCGGTGTATCGCGCCACCGCCGATGGTCTGATCGGTCGGGCCGGCGAGCTGCAGGCTGGTGTTTAA